In Phragmites australis chromosome 16, lpPhrAust1.1, whole genome shotgun sequence, one DNA window encodes the following:
- the LOC133896080 gene encoding uncharacterized protein LOC133896080 isoform X1, which produces MAAADPATAASLSRFSLRRAVPPFPLRLPSSPPTPPRRLRLRVSSTVVALHKRNPKRLKYASERQFTRGDTGMLRVKVEPSGEDFWKLDPVIDLINRGAVGVIPTDTVYSIVCDLSNNESIERLRRLKGIGDSKPLSILCRSLRDIDTYTTGFPRGTNQGQANIFRAVKRAIPGPYTFILPATKQFPKQCIKHGLSTRYAKRRQVGVRIPDDPICQAILQNLEEPLICTSVKYLSEDEWILDPVIIADIYEPLGLDFIVDGGVRIDDPSTVVDMTGTYPTIIRQGKGPKLDWMETEDKEHEAQSMLDFKAA; this is translated from the exons atggccgccgccgaccCCGCCACCGCGGCCTCCTTGTCGCGGTTTTCGCTCCGCCGCGCCGTTCCCCCGTTCCCGCTCCGCCTCCCCTCGTCGCCTCCCACTCCGCCCCGCCGTCTCCGCCTCCGCGTCTCCTCCACCGTCGTTGCCCTCCACAAGCGCAATCCCAAGCGGCTCAAGTACGCCTCCGAGCGCCAGTTCACG AGAGGGGATACCGGGATGCTGCGGGTGAAGGTGGAGCCCTCCGGCGAGGACTTCTGGAAGCTGGACCCCGTCATCGACCTCATTAACCGCGGCGCCGTCGGGGTGATCCCTACCGACACCGT CTACTCCATCGTCTGTGATCTGAGTAACAATGAGTCTATTGAGCGCCTTCGCAG ACTGAAAGGCATCGGCGATTCAAAG CCTCTCAGCATCTTATGCCGCTCGTTACGTGATATCGATACCTACACAACAGGATTTCCTCGAGGTACCAACCAAGGGCAAGCTAACATTTTCCGTGCTGTCAAGCGTGCAATACCTGGGCCT TACACCTTTATTTTACCTGCAACCAAGCAATTTCCCAAACAATGCATAAAGCATGGGTTGTCCACAAGGTATGCAAAAAGGAGACAGGTTGGTGTTCGAATTCCTGATGATCCCATCTGCCAGGCTATATTGCAAAATCTGGAAGAACCTTTGATCTGCACAAG TGTTAAatatctgtcggaggatgaatgGATACTTGATCCAGTAATAATTGCTGATATTTACGAGCCACTG GGTCTAGATTTCATTGTTGATGGTGGTGTTAGAATTGATGATCCTTCTACTGTGGTAGATATGACGGGAACTTATCCTACTATAATTCGTCAGGGAAAG GGTCCAAAGCTCGATTGGATGGAAACAGAAGATAAAGAACATGAGGCACAATCGATGTTGGATTTTAAAGCGGCTTGA
- the LOC133894833 gene encoding teosinte glume architecture 1-like → MDWDLKVPAAWGLAEMEHDAGAAKPAAAGPSGGHANVATGCRPPGPECSVDLKLGGLGECEFGAALAADRREEPAAAGKAPAAAVASASSPGFSAAKRPRAPGGGGGAGHQYPSCAVDGCKADLGKCRDYHRRHKVCEAHSKTPVVVVAGREMRFCQQCSRFHLLAEFDEAKRSCRKRLDGHNRRRRKPQPDTMTSASFIASQQGTRFSPFTTPRPDANWPGVIKTEESPYYTHQLPLATSSRQHFVGSTSAYTKEVRRFPFQQEGEISFATGVVMEASVCQPLLKTVAPPESSSGSGSKMFSDGLTRVLESDCALSLLSAPANSSVIDVSRMVRPTEQVPMAQPLVSGLQFGSSPWFSRPPASTGAVSMTTGFSSCPVVESEQLNTVLSLNDNEMNYNGMFHVGGEGSSDGTSPSLPFSWQ, encoded by the exons ATGGACTGGGATCTCAAGGTGCCAGCCGCGTGGGGCCTCGCCGAGATGGAGCACGACGCGGGCGCCGCAAAGCCGGCAGCGGCGGGGCCGTCTGGTGGCCACGCCAATGTTGCCACCGGATGCCGCCCTCCCGGGCCCGAGTGCTCGGTCGACCTCAAGCTCGGCGGGCTGGGCGAGTGCGAGTTCGGCGCCGCGCTGGCCGCGGACCGCCGTGAGGAGCCCGCCGCGGCGGGGAAGGCGCCCGCCGCGGCGGTGGCGTCGGCGTCGTCGCCCGGGTTCAGCGCGGCGAAGCGGCCGCGCGcgccgggcggcggcggtggcgcggggCATCAGTACCCGTCGTGCGCGGTGGACGGATGCAAGGCGGACCTGGGCAAGTGCCGCGACTACCACCGGCGGCACAAGGTGTGCGAGGCGCACTCCAAGAcccccgtcgtcgtcgtcgccggccgcgAGATGCGCTTCTGCCAGCAGTGCAGCAG GTTTCACTTACTTGCGGAGTTTGATGAGGCCAAACGCAGCTGTAGAAAGCGCTTAGATGGGCACAACCGTCGCCGCAGGAAGCCACAGCCAGATACCATGACTTCTGCAAGCTTTATCGCGAGTCAACAAG GAACACGATTCTCACCATTTACAACTCCGAGACCGGATGCGAACTGGCCAGGGGTAATCAAAACTGAGGAGAGTCCATACTACACTCATCAACTCCCTTTGGCCACCAGCAGCAGGCAGCATTTTGTCGGCTCCACGTCTGCTTACACCAAAGAAGTCCGGCGCTTTCCTTTCCAACAGGAGGGCGAGATAAGTTTCGCTACCGGCGTCGTAATGGAGGCCTCAGTGTGCCAGCCACTCCTCAAGACGGTAGCACCTCCCGAGAGCAGCAGCGGAAGCGGCAGCAAGATGTTCTCTGATGGGTTGACTCGAGTGCTCGAATCGGAttgtgctctctctcttctgtCAGCTCCGGCGAACTCCTCAGTCATCGACGTCAGCCGGATGGTCCGGCCCACAGAGCAAGTCCCCATGGCTCAACCTCTGGTCTCCGGCCTGCAGTTCGGCAGCTCGCCATGGTTCTCGCGCCCTCCGGCTTCCACCGGTGCCGTCTCGATGACGACCGGGTTCTCCTCCTGTCCTGTGGTGGAGAGCGAGCAGCTGAACACCGTGCTGAGCTTGAACGACAACGAGATGAACTACAACGGGATGTTCCACGTCGGCGGCGAGGGCTCCTCGGACGGCACCTCCCCGTCGCTGCCCTTCTCGTGGCAGTAG
- the LOC133896080 gene encoding uncharacterized protein LOC133896080 isoform X2, with protein sequence MWIGGKFQESQSPGARIFGSRPSIYCHSDESTTPALSIPWPPPTPPPRPPCRGFRSAAPFPRSRSASPRRLPLRPAVSASASPPPSLPSTSAIPSGSSTPPSASSRYSIVCDLSNNESIERLRRLKGIGDSKPLSILCRSLRDIDTYTTGFPRGTNQGQANIFRAVKRAIPGPYTFILPATKQFPKQCIKHGLSTRYAKRRQVGVRIPDDPICQAILQNLEEPLICTSVKYLSEDEWILDPVIIADIYEPLGLDFIVDGGVRIDDPSTVVDMTGTYPTIIRQGKGPKLDWMETEDKEHEAQSMLDFKAA encoded by the exons ATGTGGATAGGGGGGAAATTTCAGGAATCGCAGAGCCCTGGAGCGCGAATATTCGGATCACGTCCATCTATTTACTGTCACTCCGACGAGTCGACAACCCCAGCGCTTTCCATcccatggccgccgccgaccCCGCCACCGCGGCCTCCTTGTCGCGGTTTTCGCTCCGCCGCGCCGTTCCCCCGTTCCCGCTCCGCCTCCCCTCGTCGCCTCCCACTCCGCCCCGCCGTCTCCGCCTCCGCGTCTCCTCCACCGTCGTTGCCCTCCACAAGCGCAATCCCAAGCGGCTCAAGTACGCCTCCGAGCGCCAGTTCACG CTACTCCATCGTCTGTGATCTGAGTAACAATGAGTCTATTGAGCGCCTTCGCAG ACTGAAAGGCATCGGCGATTCAAAG CCTCTCAGCATCTTATGCCGCTCGTTACGTGATATCGATACCTACACAACAGGATTTCCTCGAGGTACCAACCAAGGGCAAGCTAACATTTTCCGTGCTGTCAAGCGTGCAATACCTGGGCCT TACACCTTTATTTTACCTGCAACCAAGCAATTTCCCAAACAATGCATAAAGCATGGGTTGTCCACAAGGTATGCAAAAAGGAGACAGGTTGGTGTTCGAATTCCTGATGATCCCATCTGCCAGGCTATATTGCAAAATCTGGAAGAACCTTTGATCTGCACAAG TGTTAAatatctgtcggaggatgaatgGATACTTGATCCAGTAATAATTGCTGATATTTACGAGCCACTG GGTCTAGATTTCATTGTTGATGGTGGTGTTAGAATTGATGATCCTTCTACTGTGGTAGATATGACGGGAACTTATCCTACTATAATTCGTCAGGGAAAG GGTCCAAAGCTCGATTGGATGGAAACAGAAGATAAAGAACATGAGGCACAATCGATGTTGGATTTTAAAGCGGCTTGA